Below is a window of Paenibacillus bovis DNA.
GCACCCGTTGTAGAGCAGCTGAACAAGATTGCCCCAACGATTCAGGTATCGCATATCTCCGATAACTGGCAGGATAATCTGAAGCTGATGGGTGAGCTGACCGGCAAGTCCAAAGAAGCCCAGACCGCGATCACTACTTATCAGCAGGATGTAGCCACCGCCAAAGCCGAGTTGAAGGACAAAATGAAAGACAAAACCGTACTGGCTGTCCGTATCCGTCAGGGCTCGGTCTGTGTGTATCCATCCAATGTATTTGTAAATGCTGCGCTGTATGAAGATGTGGGTCTGAATGTACCGGATATTATCCAGCAGACCAAAGCCCAGCAGGAAATTTCAATCGAGCAGTTTGCTCAGATCAATCCGGACTATCTGTTTATCCAGTTCTCTACAGATGAGAACCCAGATACACCGGGAGCACTGGAAGATCTCAAGAAAAATCCAATCCTGAGCAAAACGAAAGCTTTCCAGGAAGGACATGTCTATGTCAATGTCATTGATCCGCTGTCCGAAGGCGGTCCGGCATGGAGCCGTGATCAATTCCTCCAAGCAGCTGTGAAGGAACTGAGTCAATAATGAGCGGCATCCGTAAATGGTATCCGCTGATCCTGATAGTGAGCGCTCCCCTTCTGGTGGCGCTCACTATTTCCATTTCTATCCTGTATGGTGCCAAGGATATGGATGCTCAGACGATTATCCAGGCATTATTCCATTTTGATCCGAATCAAATCGATCACCAGATCATTATGCAGTCCCGGCTGCCGCGTGCGATCGGTACGATACTGATCGGGGCGTTTCTGGCTGTCTCGGGCGCATTGATGCAAGGCATGACACGTAACTATCTGGCTTCGCCGTCGATTATGGGAGTCTCGGATGGCTCGGTATTGATGATTACGCTGTGTATGATTCTGCTGCCGGGTTCTTCTTCGCTGACGATGATCGTGTATTCGCTGATCGGATCGGCGATAGGAGCCGGTATTGTATTCGGGCTGGCCTGGCTGCTGCCAAACGGCACATCACCGGTACGGATGGCGATACTAGGTACGATTATCGGTACATTTATGAGCGGAGTGGCGGAAGCGGCTGCAACGTATTTTCAGGTATCCCAATCGGTGAGCTTCTGGTACAATGCCCGGCTGGATCAGATCGATCCGGTAATGATTCGGATGATTATTCCATTTGCTATCGTAGGGCTGCTGCTGGCGTTGATATTGGCTCGTTCGATTACCGTGCTATCCATGGGTGACGAGATCGCGGCGGGGCTGGGTCAGCGAACCGGTCTGGTCAAAGGATTATCCATGCTCGCTGTGGTGCTGCTGACCGGCGTGTCTGTAGCATTGGCAGGCAAGATTGCTTTTGTCGGTCTGCTGGTGCCGCATATGACCCGTTATCTGGTCGGAACAGATTATCGCCGGGTCATCCCATGCTGTGCGCTGTTTGGAGGGATTTTCCTCGGTTGGTGCGATATTTTGAGCCGCTGGGTCAATGCTCCGTTCGAGACGCCGATTGGCGTGATTACCGCTTTGTTCGGTGTCCCATTCTTCCTTTACCTGATTCGCCGGAAAGGAGGGAAAACCAATGAGAATTGATTCTATACGGCGTCTGCTGCTGGTTGTATGCGGTCTGCTGCTGCTCATCCTGACGACATTTTATATCAGTCTGACCAATGGTACATTCGATTTGTCGGTCGGGGATATTGTAAAGACGCTGCTGCGTATCAATCCGGTAGCAGCACATGATCTGGTAATCTTTGATTTCCGATTGCCCCGAATCGTGCTGGCGATATTGATCGGACTGGGGCTTGGCATTGCAGGAGCGGTTATTCAGGGCGTTACCCGTAACGGTCTGGCCGATCCGGGAATGCTCGGTATCAATGCCGGAGCGAGTATGGCTGTGGTGCTGTTTATGCTGATCTTCAAGCATTCACTGGAGCTTACCGGCTGGCTCGCTTTTATGGCGATGCCGCTGTTTGGATTATGCGGAGGAGTCGCGGCAGTGATCCTGATTTTCTGGTTTGCCCGGAGCAATGGACGTCTGGAGCCGCAGCAGCTGATTCTGGTCGGTATAGCGGTAAGTTCGGGATTCTCGGCCATCACGTTATATCTGTCTCTGAAAATGAATCCGGATGATTTTGAAGCGGCAGCCGTCTGGTTGGCAGGGAGTCTGCATAGTGCCAACTGGCAGTATATTACTGCCATGCTGCCTTGGCTGCTGATTCTGATTCCGTATATCTGGCGCAAATCGTCACTGCTTGACGTGATGCAGCTGCACGACGAGACGGCGCTCAGTCTGGGCGTGCCATTAACTGCTCAGCGTCAGCGATTGATCCTCGCTGCAGTGGGGCTGGTCGCAGCCTGCGTATCTGTATCGGGAGGCATCGGCTTTGTCGGTCTGATCGCTCCGCATATTGCCAGACGGCTCGTCGGACTACACCATTCCCGGCTGCTGCCGATTAGCGGACTGGTCGGCATGTTGATGGTCGTGCTCGGTGATCTGATTGGCAAGACGATCTTTGCGCCGGCTCAGCTGGCAGCAGGGATTGTAATCTCGATTATTGGCGTGCCTTATTTTGTGTATTTGCTGTTCCGCAGCCGGACATAAATATCGATACATCATTTGTAAATAATATGGAAGCTGAGCTGGGATATGCTTTCTTTTTCAAAGAAATTGGACTTTCCTTGTGGAGGCCTATTGTTATGACAGAAGCCCTCATTAACTCTCCGGAATTTCTTGCCGAAGTACTGCCGGAAAATTGGGAAGATGAGAAGAGAAATTTATATTTTGCTACTGTTGCGGTTACCATACCTTCTTATTACGATTGATAATGCCAAACAGAAAATGAAGAAAAGCCACCGGTTGCAGGGTTGATACCCCGATCCGGTGGCTTTTCGGTATAGAGATTACTTATAAATGATCTCCGCTTTGTCTGTCTCATTTGTCATTGCTGATTTGAGGTATAGAGAGTAGCCGTAATCCCTTAATCCAGCAGTCCAACCATTTGCAGACCATGCAGAATGCCATCTTCATCTACATTTTTGGTAACATGTCTGGCAGCTGCTTTGGCTTCCTCTTCACCGTTACCCATAGCAACGCTGTTGTAGATCTGCTTGAGCATTTCTACATCGTTCAGTCCATCGCCAAAAGCATACTGGCGTTCCTTCGGGAATCCCAGCTTGTCGGTGATTTTGGAAATGCCGTTGGCTTTGGAACCGCCGGCAGGCAGTACATCGACCGACATCGGATGCCAGCGGATAAAGTCAAAGTCTTTGAAATCCGCTTCATACTGCTGCTCCGCACCTTCTAGGCAGAACAGCAGGCACTGGTAAATCTCCCGATTCTGGTAATACGCAGGGTCAAAGCTTGGGAATTTGCCAACCTGCAATGTTTTGATACTGGTCGTAATATATTCATGCTCTTCCGGTACATTGGAATGCATATCATCCGCGTCCATATAGACGATCGGATTTTCTTTTTCGATCGCGCGTTCGGTCAGCGTCTTGAGTGCATCCGGGTTAAGCGGATTGGTGTAAATGACTTCACCGCGCAGCACCACATACTGTCCGTTATAGCTGACATAGGTGTCGATCTCCAGCTCTTTGCGAATATCTTCAAACATAAAAGGCGCGCGTCCGGTAGCAATTGCTACTTCGTGTCCACGTTCACGCAGATCGAAGATAGCCTTTTTGGTGGAAGCGGGAATTTCTTTGTTATGATCCAGCAGGGTTCCGTCAATATCGAAGAAAATAATGCTCTGTTCAGACATGGGCAGCTCCTATCCACTACTCTATATTTGTCATACGAAGAGGGTATTCCGCAGAATACCCACATATATTTCCATTATAACAAGTAGAGAGTATGCTTGTCCCGTTATTGCGCGAATTGATTCGGTGATTGATCCTAACACGCGGATAGAACGACTGGACAATCTACCTGGTCCCCTATCCGGCGTACCTCTAATAGCTCCATATCGGATTAGCCGGATATCTGTTCCCGAATGACGGTTGTCTCTACCGGTTCGATGGTCTTTGCAGCAGTTGCCTGACGGCCACGACGGGAAGGTGCCTGTAAAAACAGATTCAGCAGTATCGCCGACAGACTGCCGGTAATCGTACCATCGCTGACAATAATGCGGAGCGCCGAAGGCAGACCAGCGAACAGCTCCGGCACAACCGTAGCGCCGATGCCCAGCGAAATCGAGCAGGCGACAATGAGTAGATTGCGCTGCTCCTGAAAATTTACTTCGGTGAGCATACGGATACCGGAAGCGACGACCATACCGAACAGTACAACGGTAGCGCCACCAAGCACAGCCGCTGGGATGACCGTAGCCAGTGCTGCAATCTTGGGCACCAGACCGAGTACCACCAGAATACCGGAAGCCATTACGATCACATTGCGCGTTTTGACCTGGGACAGCTCGACCAGACCTACATTCTGGGCAAATGTATTATATGGAAAAGCGTTGAACAGTCCGCCCAGCACAATCGCAATACCTTCTGTACGATAGCCACGGGTCATGTCCTGTGGAGTGAGTTTCTGATCACAGACACGTCCGAGAGCGAGAAACACGCCGGTCGATTCAACGATAATGACCATACATACGATAATCATCGTCAGAATCGGAGCAATCCGGAACTCCGGCATGCCAAAGGCAAAAAACTGCGGCAGATGGAACCAGGACGCTTCGCTGACCGCTGCCAGGTTTACTTTGCCCATCAGGGCAGCGGCTATCGTACCGGCTACAATCCCGATCAATACCGACAGTGAGCGCATAAATCCGGTGAAGAATCGATTAATCACCAGAATAAGTGCCAGTACGCCAAAGGAAAGCAGCAGATTGTTCAGACTGCCGAATTCGGGACTGGTCGCGCCGCCTGCCATATTTTTGATACCGGTAGGGATTAGAGAGAGACCGATAACTACAACGACTGTACCCGTCACGACCGGCGGGAACAATTTGATCATTTTGCCAAACCATCCGGCAAAAACGGCTACAAACAGACCCGCTGCGATAATCGCACCGTAGATCGCGCCCAGACCATACTGGTTACCGATACCAATCATCGGCGTAATAGCGACAAAGGAGCTGCCCAGCATCACAGGCAATCCGATCCCCAGATAACGGGTTTTCCATGCCTGCAGCAGCGTAGCGATTCCGCAGGTGAGCAGATCGATAGCTACCAGATAGGACAGCTGCTCTCCCGTCAGATTAAGAGCTCGTCCAACGAGCAGCGGCACCAGAATTGCTCCGGCGTACATCGCCAGTACATGCTGCAGTCCCAATGAGAAAATTCTTCCTCCGTGCACCTTGTTCTCCATCATATCCGCCCCTTTTTTGGATATTCTCACTATCATGTCAGTAAGTCTAATCTGATTATTCTCTGATTTAACGTTATCTTAGAGGGTGAGGCAGGATTTGCAGAGATATTTTGAGATTGTTTGTAAATAAATATAATTAAATCCGATTAAATCATGCATAAATATAACTTATATGTTAATTAATATTACATATTAGAGGACTAAGGGGTTTTTATACTCCCATCACTTTGACAGTTTGCAGAGTAATCAGGATAGCTGGTTAATAAAGGCTCTGTTATTTACACAGATAAACCGGATTTGTGAACAGCGTCTGTACCCGCACAATTTTATAATAGAAACAACCTGCAGGAATAAGCCAGAACACTTGCCTGACAGGACGCAGGTTCGTACGCAAGCGCAATCCACAAGCAAGGGAGGAGATCGCTCCGCAAACAAGCTCAAGTTCTCACAGGCAAACAAAATGCAGAGACATCACGTATCAGTAACAATCTCTACACATCGATTCAATACATGCGACCTATCAAAAGTGCATGAAAACATGTATGAGAACGGCATAAAAACTTGTAAGTAAAAAAGAATCCTATGCAGCAGCCGAGAACATTAATCACAGGAAAATTTGTAAGCGTTATCATATCGGCCACTACTATTTTAGGAGAGTGAATAACGTATGAGAGAACGGCAGCATTCATGGGCAGTGAAGACACTGGCAGTAGCACTTGGTATTGCACTGGTGCTTCCGACGGGTGGATTATCCGCCGCCGATCCGGTGAACGTGCAGGGTAGCAGTCATTCGCAGCGAGGAGTGCAACTGGAGAGTCTGGATCGTGGATTAGTCGCAGCCAAGACCGGCGATGGCATATTTATCAGCTGGCGTCTGCTCGGCAATGAAGTCAGTGGTTATTCCAAAACAGGACTGATCGGTACGGATTTTGCTTTGTATCGCAACGGCAAGTTCGTCACCGTTATAAAAGACAGTACCAATTATCTGGATCGCCAGGGTTCTGTCAAAGATAGCTATCGTGTGCTGCCTCTGTCTGCACGGGGTTCCGGCAGTAATAACAGTGCTTCGCTGACAACAGACGCTACCGCAGATCAGGTAAGTGATGATGTCTACCAGCAAGAAGCTTTGCAGCAGTCAAGTGCAGATCAGGGCGGAGATGCGGCTACATATCGTGCACAGACCGATGAAGACTCTGCCCTGCTGAAGCAGTATGCTGCCGACTATGGCATCAGTGCTGCGAGTCTGAGCCGACCGAATAAGCAAAAGTGGAGCCCACCGGCAACAGTATGGAATGATACCTATTATGATCTGCCTCTGCAGAAGCCGGCGGATGGCGTGACTCCGGCAGGCGAAGCTTACACGTATTCAGCCAACGATATGAGTGTGGGTGATGTAGATGGTGACGGAGAGTATGAATACTTCGTCAAATGGTATCCGTCCAATGCCAAGGATGTTTCCCAAAAAGGATACACCGGCAATACGTACATTGATGCGTACCGACTCGATGGAACCCTGCTCTACCGGATAGATCTGGGCGTAAATATCCGCTCGGGAGCACATTACACCCAGTTCCTTGTATATGACTTTGACGGAAATGGCAAAGCCGAGCTGATGATGAAGACTGCTCCTGGAACCAAGATCACCCGTTATGGCAAGCGCGGCAATGTCGTCTCCGAGCAGTACATTTCCCTTCCCAAGGAAGATCGTCAAGCCGGATACTCCAATAGTGATGACTACCGGATGAGCAGTGCGGATTATTATGATCATGTGGTGCAGATGTTCCAGAACTGGAGCGAGCATCCCGAAGTGAAGAATGGTCATTGGCCGAAGACACTGGAAGAATGCTTTAGTATCGCACCCAAGTATCAGTATCCATTGTCCCTCCAAGATGCCAAAGCGCTAACCGATTACTTTATGGATGTCTATGCTCCTGCCCGCAGTACGCGGAATAATCTGCGTGATTTTGAAGGCTTTATCGTGAAGGGTCCGGAATACATGACCGTATTCGAAGGACGCAGCGGCAAGGAAGAAGATACGGTTCGTTACGAACCGGAGCGCACAGATGATGGACTGATGTGGGGCGATTATGCGATGGCCCGGATTGAGCCGGGCAACCGGGTAGACCGTTTCCTCGCGACCGTTGCTTATGTGAACGGCAAGACCCCGTCTGCTGTATTTGCACGCGGTTATTATACCCGTGCAGCACTTGTCTCTTATAACTGGGATGGCAAGAAAATTGGCAAGGACTGGACAGCCGATAGCGGCTGGGCAATTATGAGCAACCCGTTCAATGATGGACCGCATGGTCGTGACGGTACCGATCCGGATCTGGGACCGCTGGCTGGACAGGGTGCTCACTCGTTGACCGCAGCGGACGTGGATGGTGACGGCAAAGATGAGATCGTTTATGGCTCCGGCACGGTAGACAATGATGGCAGCCTGCTGTACAGCTCGACAGACGTGATGCCGGCAGGCAGTGCCATACCTGGACAGATCGCCAAGCTGGGTCATGGCGATGCACTGCATGTCTCCGATCTGGACCCCTCGCATCCGGGCATGGAGATCTATATGGTTCATGAAGGCGGAACGTATGCACCATATGGTTATGCAATGCGTGATGCAGCGACCGGCAAAGTACTGTTCGGCGCTTATACCGGCAAGGATACCGGTCGCGGCATGGTCGGCGATATCGATCCAACCCGCCCGGGTCTCGAAGCATGGGCGACCGATCTGCGTACAGCCAGTGGTGAGCTGATTGGCCGCAGCGCACCGGGTACGAATATGAATATCAAATGGAGCGCCGATATGACGACCCAGGTCGTAGACGGTGCACTGGAAGTAACGCCAAGTATCCAGAACTGGCAAAAGGGACCGGTACTCGTAGCTAATGGTACACTGACGAATAACGGTACCAAAGGCAATCCGTCGCTGGTCGCGGACATTTTCGGAGACTGGCGTGAAGAACTGCTACTGCGCACAGCAGACAGCTCGGCGATCCGCATCTATCTCAGTACAGAAGTGACCAACCACAAGCTGTACACCCTGATGCATGATACCCAGTACCGTACGGGAATCGCACGTCAGAACACGGCGTATAATCAGCCGAGCTATACGAGCTTCTATCTGGCTTCCGATATGGACTGGTCGCGGGTACCTCAGCCGAACTTTTATACACCGGGTCGTAAATAAAACGTGGTTAAAGCTTGATTAATGTAGAATGATGCGCTGCTGCTGAATAGATCGGAATAATAAAAAGCCCTGCCGCCCGCGGAGAGATTCTGCAGGCGGCAAGGCTTTTGTTTTGGAATCAGGATGTTCTGATTTCACGAGCAGATCAATTGTATCGAATCGTTGCTGAAAAGAATTCAGTGATTACCAGCCTACCCGTACAATCAATCCTTTCGGATCACCTACTTCGAGGTAGGCAGCCTGTTGATTATAATCATCATAGGCGAATCCATAGGCAAGACGGCCGATACTGTGATCATGCCAGAACTTGGCATAATAGTTGGCAGGTGCAGCCTGGTAATAGGCAGATACATTATTCCAATTTGCCTGATTCTCATATACATGACGGTTGATTGCAGAACAGATACCCGGCGATTCCTGCAGTCTGCCGTTGCATAGCAGAATCTCCTGCGTGTTATAGCCGCCGCCATAGCTGCCAAAGTAATTGGCATTTGCACCGCCAGCTTTGAACGAGCCATGGATCGGTGCTACGATTCGGTAGGGTGCCTGCACATCAGCCAATCCTTTGAAAGCTGCAGGTACTTCACTGCGATATTTGCTAAATATACTCGCCCGTGTCTCGGACTCCAGTTCACCCACCGTACGGTCATAATTGCCGGCACGGTTGACCAGACGATGCTGCAGCGGGAATCCGAATCCATCAACACGGGTCGTATTGCCATGGTAACCGGTGTTATCTACTGTAAATTCCACAAAGTCAAAATAAACATCCAGATTCGGATCGGTCGGATTATTGATATCCGGTCCGGCGAATCCATCATTGAACGTTTTGATGTAGCATGGCGAGCCCACACAGATAAACATGCGTCCGGAATCCATCTTCGGCAAGCTTACCCATTCGGCTTGGCTGATCGTGCTGTAGATATTGGCATAATTCACGCCGTTCTTGGTCAGATGCCCTGGAGCATCATTCAGTGCTGCGGAGATCGGCTGTAGCTGACCCGTGCTGGTCAGGTAACTCCACTGCTTGGTCTCCGGATTAATGCCCAGGATGCCCCAGTAGACGCGATTATCCGGATAGGCTCCATTGGTGGCATTCATAACTTTGAACGTCATCACGCCCTTGCCGGAAGGCGCAGGGATAGAGGAAGCCGGTATGGAACCGACCGAAGGTGCAGCAGCAGAGACAGAGGATGTGGACAGGGGCGATAACCCGCACACCATAATTAGAACAGCGAGCAATACATACTTGAAGACTGAATTCTTCATAAACAACCTCCTTATTTTTGTATACGCTTTCAGTTTCGTTATTAATTATTACAATATATGGAATTGAATTCAATCGAAAAGCATGTGTATTTCTCAGGAAAGCATGTGCATTTTTCAGTTGGATAGGGTTCTCTTCAAATCGTCCGGACTTCCAATGCGGTTGTTGCTGCAGAAAGAGAAAGTTATACTTGAGAATCAAGATCTATCATGAAATGAGATTTCCCAAAAAAGGAGGAGCAATTGATGAAACGTTTTGTCGATCCTTTGTTTGAGCCGTACTCTGTTCCTTATGTACTGGCCCGAAAGGGCAGTATCGTGGTGAAGTGTCCCAAATGTCAAAGTGCTGCTTATATCGGAGCCGATTCCAATAAAGAGAATATCGAGCTTTTTTGTCATTCCTGCTTTTACCGGAAGCCGATGGAGCCGGATTATACGTATTCTGCTGCAGCGATCTGCACGGCCTGCGAATGCTGGTTCAACGAATCGGTCAAAGATGAACGTCAATTTACCCAAAAACATGTACATATTATTTGTCCGGCATGCCATACGGATAATATCGTAGAGCTCCACAAACGAGAAAGTTCCGTCTGGAATGGATCGGACATACGTAATGGACGCGATCCCTTTTTTGATCAGGAATTGTATTTCCTTGATTATTATCGCGGCAAGATGGTCTGGGCGGTTAACCGCGAGCATCTTACCTATCTAATCGACTATATTTCGGCAAATTTACGCGAAAGGCCGAATTCCAGCCATGTACGCACAGCTTCCTACCGGCTGCCCAAGTATATGAAAGAGGCCAAAAATCGCAATGACTTGATTCGTCTGCTGCAGCGTATGCAGCGAAAAAAATGAGTGTCTCTGACCAACGGACAGACTGCCTTCCAGGATAAACCGCTATCATGGAGCGCTACAAATGACAGGTCAAAAAAATCTATATTTTTATATAAGTTTCATTTGCTTTTTCATGTTGAAAGCAGTAAAATTTTAAACTTGAGTGTCTATCGTGATGACTGTCTAACTTCATTTCATAATCTGGAAATGATAGTAAAGATGGTTTGAAAAAACACACTAGATATAGTGTGTCAAGTGAATTATTTTTTTGAATAGTTTTCACCAGATAGGTAGCGTTCAAATAAGCCGGAATACATGGAGATTTTACTTGTTATCTGCTTTTTACGGCTATTTTGGATGCTGCTTTCTCGCTGGTTGGTCCTATTGACAACACTATATATAGCGTTTAAAGTTTAGAACAGCTCCTACATATTGCGTTACGGAATGTTTTAACGTGCGGTATATGGGTAATGCTTGTTAAGAGAAATTAAGCTGGAGCAGCAAGGCTTTTCAGTGCTTTGTTGCTTCGGAAACGCGTATGTCGATGACAGTTCTTTATTTATAAAGAACTGTCATCGACACTATATATTGAGTGAGAAGGAGATGTCATCCCACATGCTGATTGCATATGATTCCAAGACAGGCAATGTCAAACGGTTTATCGGAAAATTGAAAAATGCATCGGTGCAGGCCGTACAGATTGAAGAGGCGCTGCAGCTGAATGAACCATTCGTATTAGTCACCTACACAACCGGCTTCGGTCAGGTTCCTGAGAAGGTGACTCATTTTCTGGAAAAAAACCATGGCCGTCTGCTTGGCGTAGCAGCCAGCGGCAACCGTAACTGGGGCGAGAACTTCGGCAAGAGTGCAGATTTGATATCGGAGCGCTATGGCGTTCCGGTCGTATATAAATTTGAACTATCCGGCACTACAGGAGACGCACAACGATTCGTACAGGAGGTAGAGAAAATTGCGGCATATTGAATTGAACAACCTATTGATGCAGCGTGATGATAACGGATTTTTCCGTTTGGATAAAGATAAAGAAGCAGTACAGGAATACATGAAGGAAGTGGATGAGAAGAGTATCCATTTCGCGGACACATCGTCCAAAGTACGTTATATGATCGACAATGATTACTATGAGGACATGTACCAGCATTACACTGCACAGGATGTGGAGGAAGTATATGCGATTACACATAGCTATAACTTCCAGTTCCCTTCCTATATGGCAGCTTCCAAGTTCTACAAGGACTACGCGGTAAAAACAAATGACCGTGCGAAGTACCTGGAGCACTATCCGGATCGTGTAGCCGTTGTAGCACTGCATCTCGGACGCGGTAATGCCGACAATGCCAAGACGCTGGCACGTTCCATGATGGAACAGCGTCTGCAGCCGGCTACACCGACATTCCTGAATGCCGGCAAGAGTCGCCGTGGAGAGATGGTATCCTGTTTCCTGCTGGAAATGGATGATTCCCTGAACTCAATCAACTATGTACTGAATACCTGCATGCAGCTGTCCAAAATCGGCGGCGGTGTAGCGGTTAACCTGTCCAAGCTTCGTGGACGCGGCGAGCCAATCAAAGGCGTCGAAGGCGCAGCCAAAGGCATCATGCCTGTTCTGAAACTGATGGAGGATGCTTTCTCCTATGCCGACCAAATGGGTCAACGTAAAGGCTCCGGCGCAGCATACTACAACATCTTCGGCTGGGATATCCTGGAGTTCCTGGACAGCAAGAAAATCAATGCGGACGAGCGTACTCGCCTGAAAACACTGTCGATCGGTCTGATCGTGCCGAACCGCTTCTACAAGCTGGCAGCGGATAACGAGCTGCTGCATGTATTTGCTCCATACAGCGTATACAAAGCATACGGCAAGCACCTCGACGATATGAACATCGACGAAATGTACGATACGCTGATGGCAGACGACCGTGTCAAGAAAAAAGCAATCATGAGCGCACGCGATATGCTGACCAAGATTGCCAGCACTCAGCTGGAATCCGGCTATCCTTATATTATGAACAAAAGTAACGCCAACAAATTCCATGCCCTGAACGGCATCGGATCGGTGAAAATGTCCAACCTGTGCACAGAGATCTTCCAACTGCAGGAAACGACTGAAATTATGGACTACGGTGTAGATGATATTATCCGCCGCGATATCAGCTGTAACCTCGGTTCCCTGAATATCGTAAACGTTATGGAACTGGGCAAAATCCGCGAATCCGTGCATGAAGGCATCATGGGTCTGACTTCTGTCAGCGATATGACCAATATCGCCAATGCACCGGGTGTAGCCAAAGCCAACCGCGAGATGCATTCTGTAGGTCTGGGCGTTATGAACCTGCACGGCTATCTGTCCAAAAACAAAATCGCCTACGAGAGCGAAGATGCAATCGACTTCGTACGTACGTTCTTTATGATGATGAACTTCTACTCCCTGGAGAAGAGCATGGAGATCGCCCGCGAGACTGGCAAAACATTTATGGACTTTGATAAATCCGACTATGCAAGTGGTGTGTACTTTGACCGTTATCTGGCGACCGACTACCGTCCGTCCAAGCCACGTGTACAAGAACTGTTTGGCAGCATGT
It encodes the following:
- a CDS encoding FecCD family ABC transporter permease; translation: MRIDSIRRLLLVVCGLLLLILTTFYISLTNGTFDLSVGDIVKTLLRINPVAAHDLVIFDFRLPRIVLAILIGLGLGIAGAVIQGVTRNGLADPGMLGINAGASMAVVLFMLIFKHSLELTGWLAFMAMPLFGLCGGVAAVILIFWFARSNGRLEPQQLILVGIAVSSGFSAITLYLSLKMNPDDFEAAAVWLAGSLHSANWQYITAMLPWLLILIPYIWRKSSLLDVMQLHDETALSLGVPLTAQRQRLILAAVGLVAACVSVSGGIGFVGLIAPHIARRLVGLHHSRLLPISGLVGMLMVVLGDLIGKTIFAPAQLAAGIVISIIGVPYFVYLLFRSRT
- a CDS encoding nucleobase:cation symporter-2 family protein, which produces MENKVHGGRIFSLGLQHVLAMYAGAILVPLLVGRALNLTGEQLSYLVAIDLLTCGIATLLQAWKTRYLGIGLPVMLGSSFVAITPMIGIGNQYGLGAIYGAIIAAGLFVAVFAGWFGKMIKLFPPVVTGTVVVVIGLSLIPTGIKNMAGGATSPEFGSLNNLLLSFGVLALILVINRFFTGFMRSLSVLIGIVAGTIAAALMGKVNLAAVSEASWFHLPQFFAFGMPEFRIAPILTMIIVCMVIIVESTGVFLALGRVCDQKLTPQDMTRGYRTEGIAIVLGGLFNAFPYNTFAQNVGLVELSQVKTRNVIVMASGILVVLGLVPKIAALATVIPAAVLGGATVVLFGMVVASGIRMLTEVNFQEQRNLLIVACSISLGIGATVVPELFAGLPSALRIIVSDGTITGSLSAILLNLFLQAPSRRGRQATAAKTIEPVETTVIREQISG
- a CDS encoding FecCD family ABC transporter permease; this translates as MSGIRKWYPLILIVSAPLLVALTISISILYGAKDMDAQTIIQALFHFDPNQIDHQIIMQSRLPRAIGTILIGAFLAVSGALMQGMTRNYLASPSIMGVSDGSVLMITLCMILLPGSSSLTMIVYSLIGSAIGAGIVFGLAWLLPNGTSPVRMAILGTIIGTFMSGVAEAAATYFQVSQSVSFWYNARLDQIDPVMIRMIIPFAIVGLLLALILARSITVLSMGDEIAAGLGQRTGLVKGLSMLAVVLLTGVSVALAGKIAFVGLLVPHMTRYLVGTDYRRVIPCCALFGGIFLGWCDILSRWVNAPFETPIGVITALFGVPFFLYLIRRKGGKTNEN
- a CDS encoding rhamnogalacturonan lyase, which translates into the protein MRERQHSWAVKTLAVALGIALVLPTGGLSAADPVNVQGSSHSQRGVQLESLDRGLVAAKTGDGIFISWRLLGNEVSGYSKTGLIGTDFALYRNGKFVTVIKDSTNYLDRQGSVKDSYRVLPLSARGSGSNNSASLTTDATADQVSDDVYQQEALQQSSADQGGDAATYRAQTDEDSALLKQYAADYGISAASLSRPNKQKWSPPATVWNDTYYDLPLQKPADGVTPAGEAYTYSANDMSVGDVDGDGEYEYFVKWYPSNAKDVSQKGYTGNTYIDAYRLDGTLLYRIDLGVNIRSGAHYTQFLVYDFDGNGKAELMMKTAPGTKITRYGKRGNVVSEQYISLPKEDRQAGYSNSDDYRMSSADYYDHVVQMFQNWSEHPEVKNGHWPKTLEECFSIAPKYQYPLSLQDAKALTDYFMDVYAPARSTRNNLRDFEGFIVKGPEYMTVFEGRSGKEEDTVRYEPERTDDGLMWGDYAMARIEPGNRVDRFLATVAYVNGKTPSAVFARGYYTRAALVSYNWDGKKIGKDWTADSGWAIMSNPFNDGPHGRDGTDPDLGPLAGQGAHSLTAADVDGDGKDEIVYGSGTVDNDGSLLYSSTDVMPAGSAIPGQIAKLGHGDALHVSDLDPSHPGMEIYMVHEGGTYAPYGYAMRDAATGKVLFGAYTGKDTGRGMVGDIDPTRPGLEAWATDLRTASGELIGRSAPGTNMNIKWSADMTTQVVDGALEVTPSIQNWQKGPVLVANGTLTNNGTKGNPSLVADIFGDWREELLLRTADSSAIRIYLSTEVTNHKLYTLMHDTQYRTGIARQNTAYNQPSYTSFYLASDMDWSRVPQPNFYTPGRK
- a CDS encoding Cof-type HAD-IIB family hydrolase codes for the protein MSEQSIIFFDIDGTLLDHNKEIPASTKKAIFDLRERGHEVAIATGRAPFMFEDIRKELEIDTYVSYNGQYVVLRGEVIYTNPLNPDALKTLTERAIEKENPIVYMDADDMHSNVPEEHEYITTSIKTLQVGKFPSFDPAYYQNREIYQCLLFCLEGAEQQYEADFKDFDFIRWHPMSVDVLPAGGSKANGISKITDKLGFPKERQYAFGDGLNDVEMLKQIYNSVAMGNGEEEAKAAARHVTKNVDEDGILHGLQMVGLLD
- a CDS encoding ABC transporter substrate-binding protein — its product is MNSSSSTPRKTGRWSVLMILLLTTLLVSACGSSQSTSTSAAGTATSENSSAEQRTITYLGKQYTVPATAERIVITGSMEAMEDALLLNVHPVGAITYSGKFPKKFASITDQAESIGEKTEPNFETILSLKPDVILGTTKFDAPVVEQLNKIAPTIQVSHISDNWQDNLKLMGELTGKSKEAQTAITTYQQDVATAKAELKDKMKDKTVLAVRIRQGSVCVYPSNVFVNAALYEDVGLNVPDIIQQTKAQQEISIEQFAQINPDYLFIQFSTDENPDTPGALEDLKKNPILSKTKAFQEGHVYVNVIDPLSEGGPAWSRDQFLQAAVKELSQ